In Solanum pennellii chromosome 3, SPENNV200, a single window of DNA contains:
- the LOC107014696 gene encoding uncharacterized protein LOC107014696 isoform X2 — MSLDTPSSMMIRQVQKAIAFARKAHNGQLRRTGEPYLTHCIHTGKIVAVLVPSTGKRAIDTVVAGILHDVVDDTGESLDTIEREFDSDVANLVAGVSRLSFINQLLRRHRRLNVNQAALSHDEANNLRVMLLGMVDDPRVVLIKLADRLHNMRTIYALPPAKAQAVAQETLAIWCSLASRLGLWALKAELEDLCFAVLQPQIFLRMRADLASMWSHPNRTGNARKIYGKFSSLLHQRMKRVTTEHEEPSETDEENICMKVLLQAVLPFDLLQDRKKRTDFFNKLVANSNLETTPKVVRDAAFALGTLVVCEEALERELFISTSYVPGMEVTLSGRLKSLFSIYSKMKRKEIGINKVYDARALRVIVGDKNGALHSQAVQSCYNLLNIVHRLWSPIDGEFDDYIVNPKSSGYQSLHTAVQGPDNSPLEIQIRTQRMHECAEHGLAAHWLYKETKDKLPLVTSVTGSGTTTPSFFSTDIDDQGSVEDDGSHKYSSLKVGDPVLRVEAGHLLAAVIVRVDKGARELLVAVSFGLAASEAVADRRSSSQMKRWEAFARLYKKVSDEWWCEPGHGDWCTCLEKYTLCQDGMYHKQDQFERLLPTFIQIIELTEEEENVYWAIMSAIFEGKPVASVASNPSFENKQGYNSSNPTLRDSGINNKVYLLRTMLQWEKQLRSEASQRVELATKPYEASSGLLGEVVIVCWPHGEIMRLSTGSTAADAARRAGLEGKLVSVNGQLVVPNTKLKDGDVVEIRM; from the exons ATGTCACTGGATACCCCATCTTCAATGATGATAAG GCAGGTGCAGAAGGCTATTGCATTTGCACGAAAAGCTCACAATGGACAGCTTCGCAGAACTGGAGAGCCGTATTTAACACATTGTATTCACACAGGAAAAATTGTAGCTGTCTTGGTTCCATCAACTGGGAAAAGG GCCATTGATACGGTTGTTGCGGGAATTCTCcatgatgttgttgatgataCTGGTGAAAGTTTGGACACTATAGAGAGAGAGTTTGACTCTGATGTTGCAAATTTGGTAGCAGGTGTTTCTAGGTTAAGTTTCATCAATCAG CTGTTAAGGAGGCATCGCAGGTTAAATGTGAATCAAGCTGCACTTAGCCATGATGAG GCAAATAATTTACGAGTGATGCTACTGGGCATGGTTGATGATCCACGTGTGGTGCTTATCAAACTAGCAGACCGTCTTCACAACATGAGAACCAT ATATGCATTACCTCCAGCCAAGGCTCAAGCTGTTGCTCAGGAGACACTGGCTATTTGGTGTTCACTTGCTTCGAGATTGGGGCTTTGGGCATTAAAGGCTGAACTTGAAGATCTATGTTTTGCTGTGCTTCAG CCTCAAATATTTCTTCGCATGAGAGCTGACCTAGCATCCATGTGGAGCCATCCAAACAGGACAGGCAATGCAAGAAAAATATATGGCAAATTTAGCTCCCTTTTGCACCAGAGAATGAAACGTGTGACCACTGAGCATGAAGAACCCTCAGAAACTGACGaagaaaacatatgcatgaag GTTCTTTTGCAAGCTGTACTTCCTTTTGATCTTTTACAAGATAGAAAGAAGCGTACTGACTTTTTCAACAAGCTTGTGGCAAATTCAAATTTGGAGACAACACCAAAGGTTGTGAGAGATGCTGCCTTTGCCCTAGGAACCCTGGTAGTCTGTGAGGAGGCTTTGGAGCGTGAATTATTCATTTCTACCTC GTATGTGCCTGGGATGGAAGTCACATTATCTGGACGCTTAAAAAGCTTGTTTAGTATTTATAGTAAG atgaaaaggaaagaaattggCATAAACAAAGTGTATGATGCCCGTGCATTGAGGGTTATTGTCGGAGATAAGAATGGGGCATTACACAGCCAGGCAGTTCAGAGTTGCTATAATCTTCTCAACATTGTGCACAG GCTATGGTCCCCTATTGATGGAGAGTTTGATGACTACATTGTTAACCCAAAATCAAGTGGCTACCAG TCCCTACACACTGCAGTACAAGGTCCCGACAACTCACCTCTAGAAATTCAAATAAGAACCCAG AGGATGCATGAGTGTGCTGAACATGGACTTGCAGCGCATTGGCTTTATAAAGAAACTAAAGATAAGCTGCCCTTGGTGACCAGTGTAACTGGATCTGGAACAACAACACCCTCATTCTTCTCAACAGATATTGATGATCAAGGTTCTGTTGAAGATGATGGGTCACATAAGTATAGCTCGTTAAAAGTGGGAGATCCTGTCCTCAGAGTGGAAGCAGGTCACCTTCTTGCTGCAGTTATTGTGAG AGTGGACAAGGGTGCGAGAGAATTGCTTGTTGCTGTAAGTTTTGGGCTAGCAGCTTCTGAGGCTGTAGCTGACAGAAGATCTTCTTCTCAGATGAAAAGATGGGAAGCTTTTGCCAGATTATATAAGAAG GTATCTGATGAATGGTGGTGCGAACCAGGACATGGGGATTGGTGCACTTGCCTGGAAAAGTATACACTTTGTCAAGATGGTATGTACCACAAG CAAGACCAGTTCGAGCGCCTGTTGCCCACTTTTATCCAAATCATTGAATTGACAGAGGAGGAAGAAAATGTTTACTGGGCTATCATGTCTGCCATCTTTGAGGGGAAACCTGTTGCTTCTGTTGCATCAAACCCGAGTTTTGAGAATAAGCAGGGCTATAACTCTTCTAATCCGACTTTAAGGGACTCTGGCATCAACAATAAG GTATATTTGCTGAGGACAATGCTTCAATGGGAGAAGCAACTGCGGTCTGAAGCAAGTCAGCGAGTGGAGCTCGCTACAAAACCATACGAAGCTAGCTCTGGTTTGCTAGGTGAGGTGGTCATCGTATGCTGGCCCCATGGTGAGATAATGCGCCTGAGTACTGGTAGCACCGCTGCCGATGCTGCTAGGAGAGCAGGGTTGGAGGGGAAGTTGGTTTCAGTAAATGGCCAGCTGGTAGTGCCTAATACAAAGTTAAAAGATGGTGATGTGGTTGAGATCAGAATGTAG
- the LOC107014696 gene encoding uncharacterized protein LOC107014696 isoform X1, with protein MCSCQNSTMFCHRSALILRKNPLLLFFPCQGLRRNVKFRCVLDQIVPKFTVSSSLSSVLTSGNAIAAAAAVSGGSVHGAVTSAITQVAVTAVAIASGACLSTKVDFLWPKVDEQPGSLLLDGVDVTGYPIFNDDKVQKAIAFARKAHNGQLRRTGEPYLTHCIHTGKIVAVLVPSTGKRAIDTVVAGILHDVVDDTGESLDTIEREFDSDVANLVAGVSRLSFINQLLRRHRRLNVNQAALSHDEANNLRVMLLGMVDDPRVVLIKLADRLHNMRTIYALPPAKAQAVAQETLAIWCSLASRLGLWALKAELEDLCFAVLQPQIFLRMRADLASMWSHPNRTGNARKIYGKFSSLLHQRMKRVTTEHEEPSETDEENICMKVLLQAVLPFDLLQDRKKRTDFFNKLVANSNLETTPKVVRDAAFALGTLVVCEEALERELFISTSYVPGMEVTLSGRLKSLFSIYSKMKRKEIGINKVYDARALRVIVGDKNGALHSQAVQSCYNLLNIVHRLWSPIDGEFDDYIVNPKSSGYQSLHTAVQGPDNSPLEIQIRTQRMHECAEHGLAAHWLYKETKDKLPLVTSVTGSGTTTPSFFSTDIDDQGSVEDDGSHKYSSLKVGDPVLRVEAGHLLAAVIVRVDKGARELLVAVSFGLAASEAVADRRSSSQMKRWEAFARLYKKVSDEWWCEPGHGDWCTCLEKYTLCQDGMYHKQDQFERLLPTFIQIIELTEEEENVYWAIMSAIFEGKPVASVASNPSFENKQGYNSSNPTLRDSGINNKVYLLRTMLQWEKQLRSEASQRVELATKPYEASSGLLGEVVIVCWPHGEIMRLSTGSTAADAARRAGLEGKLVSVNGQLVVPNTKLKDGDVVEIRM; from the exons ATGTGTTCATGTCAAAATTCCACTATGTTTTGCCACAGAAGTGCTTTGATTCTGCGTAAGAATCCGTTGTTGCTGTTTTTCCCATGTCAAGGTCTTCGTAGAAATGTAAAATTCCGATGTGTTCTCGATCAGATTGTGCCCAAATTCACTGTTTCATCGTCCTTAAGCTCCGTGTTGACTTCCGGCAACGCAATTGCTGCGGCAGCGGCGGTCAGTGGTGGTTCAGTTCACGGAGCAGTTACGTCAGCGATAACGCAGGTTGCTGTTACGGCGGTGGCGATTGCATCCGGAGCTTGCCTTTCTACGAAGGTCGATTTTTTGTGGCCCAAAGTAGATGAACAACCTG GATCACTCTTATTGGATGGAGTAGATGTCACTGGATACCCCATCTTCAATGATGATAAG GTGCAGAAGGCTATTGCATTTGCACGAAAAGCTCACAATGGACAGCTTCGCAGAACTGGAGAGCCGTATTTAACACATTGTATTCACACAGGAAAAATTGTAGCTGTCTTGGTTCCATCAACTGGGAAAAGG GCCATTGATACGGTTGTTGCGGGAATTCTCcatgatgttgttgatgataCTGGTGAAAGTTTGGACACTATAGAGAGAGAGTTTGACTCTGATGTTGCAAATTTGGTAGCAGGTGTTTCTAGGTTAAGTTTCATCAATCAG CTGTTAAGGAGGCATCGCAGGTTAAATGTGAATCAAGCTGCACTTAGCCATGATGAG GCAAATAATTTACGAGTGATGCTACTGGGCATGGTTGATGATCCACGTGTGGTGCTTATCAAACTAGCAGACCGTCTTCACAACATGAGAACCAT ATATGCATTACCTCCAGCCAAGGCTCAAGCTGTTGCTCAGGAGACACTGGCTATTTGGTGTTCACTTGCTTCGAGATTGGGGCTTTGGGCATTAAAGGCTGAACTTGAAGATCTATGTTTTGCTGTGCTTCAG CCTCAAATATTTCTTCGCATGAGAGCTGACCTAGCATCCATGTGGAGCCATCCAAACAGGACAGGCAATGCAAGAAAAATATATGGCAAATTTAGCTCCCTTTTGCACCAGAGAATGAAACGTGTGACCACTGAGCATGAAGAACCCTCAGAAACTGACGaagaaaacatatgcatgaag GTTCTTTTGCAAGCTGTACTTCCTTTTGATCTTTTACAAGATAGAAAGAAGCGTACTGACTTTTTCAACAAGCTTGTGGCAAATTCAAATTTGGAGACAACACCAAAGGTTGTGAGAGATGCTGCCTTTGCCCTAGGAACCCTGGTAGTCTGTGAGGAGGCTTTGGAGCGTGAATTATTCATTTCTACCTC GTATGTGCCTGGGATGGAAGTCACATTATCTGGACGCTTAAAAAGCTTGTTTAGTATTTATAGTAAG atgaaaaggaaagaaattggCATAAACAAAGTGTATGATGCCCGTGCATTGAGGGTTATTGTCGGAGATAAGAATGGGGCATTACACAGCCAGGCAGTTCAGAGTTGCTATAATCTTCTCAACATTGTGCACAG GCTATGGTCCCCTATTGATGGAGAGTTTGATGACTACATTGTTAACCCAAAATCAAGTGGCTACCAG TCCCTACACACTGCAGTACAAGGTCCCGACAACTCACCTCTAGAAATTCAAATAAGAACCCAG AGGATGCATGAGTGTGCTGAACATGGACTTGCAGCGCATTGGCTTTATAAAGAAACTAAAGATAAGCTGCCCTTGGTGACCAGTGTAACTGGATCTGGAACAACAACACCCTCATTCTTCTCAACAGATATTGATGATCAAGGTTCTGTTGAAGATGATGGGTCACATAAGTATAGCTCGTTAAAAGTGGGAGATCCTGTCCTCAGAGTGGAAGCAGGTCACCTTCTTGCTGCAGTTATTGTGAG AGTGGACAAGGGTGCGAGAGAATTGCTTGTTGCTGTAAGTTTTGGGCTAGCAGCTTCTGAGGCTGTAGCTGACAGAAGATCTTCTTCTCAGATGAAAAGATGGGAAGCTTTTGCCAGATTATATAAGAAG GTATCTGATGAATGGTGGTGCGAACCAGGACATGGGGATTGGTGCACTTGCCTGGAAAAGTATACACTTTGTCAAGATGGTATGTACCACAAG CAAGACCAGTTCGAGCGCCTGTTGCCCACTTTTATCCAAATCATTGAATTGACAGAGGAGGAAGAAAATGTTTACTGGGCTATCATGTCTGCCATCTTTGAGGGGAAACCTGTTGCTTCTGTTGCATCAAACCCGAGTTTTGAGAATAAGCAGGGCTATAACTCTTCTAATCCGACTTTAAGGGACTCTGGCATCAACAATAAG GTATATTTGCTGAGGACAATGCTTCAATGGGAGAAGCAACTGCGGTCTGAAGCAAGTCAGCGAGTGGAGCTCGCTACAAAACCATACGAAGCTAGCTCTGGTTTGCTAGGTGAGGTGGTCATCGTATGCTGGCCCCATGGTGAGATAATGCGCCTGAGTACTGGTAGCACCGCTGCCGATGCTGCTAGGAGAGCAGGGTTGGAGGGGAAGTTGGTTTCAGTAAATGGCCAGCTGGTAGTGCCTAATACAAAGTTAAAAGATGGTGATGTGGTTGAGATCAGAATGTAG
- the LOC107014696 gene encoding probable GTP diphosphokinase RSH3, chloroplastic isoform X3: protein MCSCQNSTMFCHRSALILRKNPLLLFFPCQGLRRNVKFRCVLDQIVPKFTVSSSLSSVLTSGNAIAAAAAVSGGSVHGAVTSAITQVAVTAVAIASGACLSTKVDFLWPKVDEQPGSLLLDGVDVTGYPIFNDDKVQKAIAFARKAHNGQLRRTGEPYLTHCIHTGKIVAVLVPSTGKRAIDTVVAGILHDVVDDTGESLDTIEREFDSDVANLVAGVSRLSFINQLLRRHRRLNVNQAALSHDEANNLRVMLLGMVDDPRVVLIKLADRLHNMRTIYALPPAKAQAVAQETLAIWCSLASRLGLWALKAELEDLCFAVLQPQIFLRMRADLASMWSHPNRTGNARKIYGKFSSLLHQRMKRVTTEHEEPSETDEENICMKVLLQAVLPFDLLQDRKKRTDFFNKLVANSNLETTPKVVRDAAFALGTLVVCEEALERELFISTSYVPGMEVTLSGRLKSLFSIYSKMKRKEIGINKVYDARALRVIVGDKNGALHSQAVQSCYNLLNIVHRLWSPIDGEFDDYIVNPKSSGYQSLHTAVQGPDNSPLEIQIRTQRMHECAEHGLAAHWLYKETKDKLPLVTSVTGSGTTTPSFFSTDIDDQGSVEDDGSHKYSSLKVGDPVLRVEAGHLLAAVIVRVDKGARELLVAVSFGLAASEAVADRRSSSQMKRWEAFARLYKKVSDEWWCEPGHGDWCTCLEKYTLCQDARPVRAPVAHFYPNH from the exons ATGTGTTCATGTCAAAATTCCACTATGTTTTGCCACAGAAGTGCTTTGATTCTGCGTAAGAATCCGTTGTTGCTGTTTTTCCCATGTCAAGGTCTTCGTAGAAATGTAAAATTCCGATGTGTTCTCGATCAGATTGTGCCCAAATTCACTGTTTCATCGTCCTTAAGCTCCGTGTTGACTTCCGGCAACGCAATTGCTGCGGCAGCGGCGGTCAGTGGTGGTTCAGTTCACGGAGCAGTTACGTCAGCGATAACGCAGGTTGCTGTTACGGCGGTGGCGATTGCATCCGGAGCTTGCCTTTCTACGAAGGTCGATTTTTTGTGGCCCAAAGTAGATGAACAACCTG GATCACTCTTATTGGATGGAGTAGATGTCACTGGATACCCCATCTTCAATGATGATAAG GTGCAGAAGGCTATTGCATTTGCACGAAAAGCTCACAATGGACAGCTTCGCAGAACTGGAGAGCCGTATTTAACACATTGTATTCACACAGGAAAAATTGTAGCTGTCTTGGTTCCATCAACTGGGAAAAGG GCCATTGATACGGTTGTTGCGGGAATTCTCcatgatgttgttgatgataCTGGTGAAAGTTTGGACACTATAGAGAGAGAGTTTGACTCTGATGTTGCAAATTTGGTAGCAGGTGTTTCTAGGTTAAGTTTCATCAATCAG CTGTTAAGGAGGCATCGCAGGTTAAATGTGAATCAAGCTGCACTTAGCCATGATGAG GCAAATAATTTACGAGTGATGCTACTGGGCATGGTTGATGATCCACGTGTGGTGCTTATCAAACTAGCAGACCGTCTTCACAACATGAGAACCAT ATATGCATTACCTCCAGCCAAGGCTCAAGCTGTTGCTCAGGAGACACTGGCTATTTGGTGTTCACTTGCTTCGAGATTGGGGCTTTGGGCATTAAAGGCTGAACTTGAAGATCTATGTTTTGCTGTGCTTCAG CCTCAAATATTTCTTCGCATGAGAGCTGACCTAGCATCCATGTGGAGCCATCCAAACAGGACAGGCAATGCAAGAAAAATATATGGCAAATTTAGCTCCCTTTTGCACCAGAGAATGAAACGTGTGACCACTGAGCATGAAGAACCCTCAGAAACTGACGaagaaaacatatgcatgaag GTTCTTTTGCAAGCTGTACTTCCTTTTGATCTTTTACAAGATAGAAAGAAGCGTACTGACTTTTTCAACAAGCTTGTGGCAAATTCAAATTTGGAGACAACACCAAAGGTTGTGAGAGATGCTGCCTTTGCCCTAGGAACCCTGGTAGTCTGTGAGGAGGCTTTGGAGCGTGAATTATTCATTTCTACCTC GTATGTGCCTGGGATGGAAGTCACATTATCTGGACGCTTAAAAAGCTTGTTTAGTATTTATAGTAAG atgaaaaggaaagaaattggCATAAACAAAGTGTATGATGCCCGTGCATTGAGGGTTATTGTCGGAGATAAGAATGGGGCATTACACAGCCAGGCAGTTCAGAGTTGCTATAATCTTCTCAACATTGTGCACAG GCTATGGTCCCCTATTGATGGAGAGTTTGATGACTACATTGTTAACCCAAAATCAAGTGGCTACCAG TCCCTACACACTGCAGTACAAGGTCCCGACAACTCACCTCTAGAAATTCAAATAAGAACCCAG AGGATGCATGAGTGTGCTGAACATGGACTTGCAGCGCATTGGCTTTATAAAGAAACTAAAGATAAGCTGCCCTTGGTGACCAGTGTAACTGGATCTGGAACAACAACACCCTCATTCTTCTCAACAGATATTGATGATCAAGGTTCTGTTGAAGATGATGGGTCACATAAGTATAGCTCGTTAAAAGTGGGAGATCCTGTCCTCAGAGTGGAAGCAGGTCACCTTCTTGCTGCAGTTATTGTGAG AGTGGACAAGGGTGCGAGAGAATTGCTTGTTGCTGTAAGTTTTGGGCTAGCAGCTTCTGAGGCTGTAGCTGACAGAAGATCTTCTTCTCAGATGAAAAGATGGGAAGCTTTTGCCAGATTATATAAGAAG GTATCTGATGAATGGTGGTGCGAACCAGGACATGGGGATTGGTGCACTTGCCTGGAAAAGTATACACTTTGTCAAGATG CAAGACCAGTTCGAGCGCCTGTTGCCCACTTTTATCCAAATCATTGA